From the Osmerus eperlanus chromosome 19, fOsmEpe2.1, whole genome shotgun sequence genome, one window contains:
- the LOC134039546 gene encoding uncharacterized protein LOC134039546 encodes MAHIMNLIGGAFRRPFDQLNTFMLSFSQMFYHAGSHKRRYLQFLTKKLPSGSKATMAPNPCATRWNSWFTTVQYHSEHFGLYKEFIEKEINTCGKTTPASVERLHEMLQDANMAESLQVQISITADKCKVIVALLDIFQSRHPIVTKVFDYLEDLHMKLEVNKELHYEECAQYFEGLDLSFAIKMQILNRVEQAYNNAEDKLNKYMSDGQPAIEFLKEVRVFDPRHIVFMSDCVASYKSIPGFSAVPKDELDAYFIHLGPAALRASACGVVDLDVFWDGLQERLPVLSVLAYKSVIVNSADAERSNSIYKLVLSSRRRSATNDNLKALVFLYHNQRLTSGAFEMDEEDED; translated from the exons ATGGCTCATATCATGAATTTGATAGGCGGTGCCTTTCGGAGACCTTTTGACCAACTGAATACATTCATGCTTAGTTTCTCCCAAATGTTCTACCATGCTGGCTCCCACAAAAGAAGATATCTTCAATTCCTGACAAAAAAACTACCATCAGGAAGCAAAGCAACCATGGCTCCAAATCCATGTGCCACTCGATGGAACTCGTGGTTCACTACAGTGCAGTACCATTCAGAACACTTCGGACTGTACAAGGAATTCATTGAGAAGGAAATCAAT ACTTGTGGCAAAACCACACCTGCATCAGTGGAGAGACTGCACGAGATGCTCCAGGACGCCAACATGGCTGAAAGTCTGCAGGTCCAGATCAGCATCACAGCAGATAAGTGCAAAGTAATCGTTGCACTTCTTGACATCTTCCAGAGCAGACACCCTATAGTCACCAAAGTTTTTGACTACCTGGAGGATCTGCATATGAAGTTGGAGGTCAACAAAGAACTCCACTACGAAGAATGCGCTCAATACTTCGAGGGACTTGACCTGTCTTTCGCCATCAAAATGCAGATTCTGAACAGAGTGGAACAGGCATACAACAATGCAGAGGACAAACTGAACAAATACATGTCAGATGGACAACCTGCCATTGAGTTCCTTAAAGAGGTCAGGGTGTTTGACCCTCGTCACATTGTATTTATGAGTGACTGTGTGGCCAGCTACAAATCCATCCCAGGCTTCAGTGCTGTGCCTAAAGATGAACTGGATGCCTACTTTATTCACCTTGGTCCAGCTGCACTCAGAGCTTCAGCGTGTGGAGTGGTCGATTTGGATGTGTTCTGGGATGGACTTCAGGAGAGACTGCCTGTACTCAGTGTCCTGGCATACAAATCGGTCATCGTAAACTCAGCAGACGCTGAGCGCAGTAACAGCATCTACAAGCTGGTGTTGTCCAGCCGAAGGAGATCAGCCACAAATGACAACCTCAAAGCCTTGGTCTTCCTATACCACAACCAGAGGCTTACCAGTGGAGCTTTTGAaatggatgaggaggatgaagattgA